The Tenebrio molitor chromosome 7, icTenMoli1.1, whole genome shotgun sequence region gatttacatttgaaattaGAAATTCATTGTTCGCGGGGTTGGTAAGTTTTCCCCAAGTTTTACATAGATAAATAAACAAACGAGTGGAGGAAATTCGAATCTGAGAGGGCCGGAAATTATGCATCGACAGTTTTAATATTGTTCACGAGGTTCAGATCTGCGTGTCTTGCTGGCGTCCAGAGCACAATTTGTCTTGTCTGAAACGTACCAGTTTTCAAGATTGTGTTGTGTTGTTGTTTGAATCTTCCGGATGAAAGTTTCGCCCGGACTAATCGGTTACTCCCGGAATCACGAAATGTCATTAAAGGCCAAGAGTATGCTCCATCATCGCTATTGACGTCTGCACAAAAATAGATTCGGAGTAAACACTTCGCCACTCTTATAAATTACCTTTTCAGcaagaaacaatttttgtttcagcCGGATTCGCCGGAGTTTatcatttaacatttaatcAAGTCCATAATTTACAATTACCCTACTTCTGAAAATTTACAGCGTAAACTCAGGaggatttctttaataaaacaattcttaCGGggagatttttattaaaaaattaaaatcgagAGGTTGCCTCTGCTCTAGGTCTACAGACTGGAATAAATACTAAATAAGGGGGCTCTACTGAGCCACCTGCGACACTATATTCGACCAGAAGGTGGTGTACTCCTTCAGGACCGTCCCCctgaaacaaaatatttagcaAAGAAAGTACCAAACGTGTGGGACATACGTGAAGTAAACTTGTCCAGGCTGGACGTTGTGGGGTGCTTTCCAGACAAACACCGCTTGTTGTTTTGGTTTGGGGTCGGCGTGCGTGATGGCGCTGCACTCAGGGTGGATTTTCGTATTAGGGGTTTCTACCCACTCGCCTAGCCAACCGTCCGACGCGGCATCTCTCGCCTGGATGAAGAACCCCTTGAAGTATTCGCCTCCCTGAATCGTGACTGCAAACCAAAGGAATCTGCATTTCACAAAAAGAAACGAGATGAACGCGCTCAAGGAAGAGTTGCGAAATCCGGATTATGTAAGTCTTTTGGTGCAATCTGTGTTTCGCAACGAGTTGCGACGATTGATTTCCGTTGTGCAGGAAAAGGTGGCAATTAATAACAATCAAGGACAAGTCAGTACATTCCTGTCGTTAAATACCAAAGGCCAAATCTCAGTGGGACGAGATTTTTccagaaaattctgaatttgGACAACTGTGGTCGGGTTTCGCAACGTGATTTAAAGTTCACGTTGAGAAACAGTCGAGCTAATGAAGGTTGCGAAAGCAAACAGGACGTAAAAATAGAATCCAAAAGAAATCGGCACAAGATAGATTAAATACAAGAGCGTAAACAGTAAACAAGTCTGCTGTTGCGATTTTGTACCGGAGGAAAAAATGTGAGGGTGAGCGCTGTGGGGTGGAATATTTTTAATGCTTCACCTGTGATTTGGGTGCCGGGGCCGTAGTGCACGTCCGACTGGAGCACCTGGTAGGGGTTGGTTCCCGGGGGTTGGGGCCTGGCTTGCCCATGGTAGGGCTGGTTGGGCCTGGGCTTGACGCAAGCGTCCACCGGAGCCCCGTCCGGGAATGCCCCAGCATTCAGCACGACTCCCGCCACCACCAACAAGACCCACTGGACCGAAACCTCCATCTCTCGAGCCTACAAGAACTGCACTGGTAAAATCTTAGGACCAGGAAATGTAGGTTGGGCCAAATCTCCGAACCACTTTCACTCCTGCGAGATCGCATGATATAACGAGTCGTTCCGTTCAATGGTCGGGTGACATGTGGAATCGCGTAATCGCACAAGAATAATTATTGCAGGATGGAGCAGGAACGGGAGAGGAGTCAAGGTCAGATCGGTGGAATTTTTTCTGGGGTGGGAAAGTAATCAGAGGTTTTTCTATCGTGCAAAGCTGTGAAAAGCGCCGGGAAAAATCTTAATGAAAAGCTGCCGGCTGCAGATTGTTAATTTTGCAGGAACGAGGTGCAGTGTTGTGTCGGAGGCGAACATGTGGaaatgagaattttaattagtcTTGTGGGGAGCTAATTGgagttttgtttattaaaaaattaatcaactcTTGGAAGTGCCTAAAATATGTTTGGCGTGGGGAACATCcgaaaaatcgaattttcgcGCGAAGCTTTCCATGACTTCCTGCTGGATCTGGCGCTTTCGCCCAAAACTTTGACAGAATCTTTGTTTAGATTTTTCGGTGATTCTCTTTGTTTCGCATAAGGCGCCACCAGTAATGATTTGAAATCCCCGAATGAACGAGTTCACTGCGGCAGTGACACGGTGGCGCATATTGATCGAACACCTGCTGTACAACAAATGCACTAGAAAGTCTACCCTTCAATCAAGACTGTCGCCACTCTCTCAGGAACAACTCGTAAAAATCTGGTCTAATTTCCCGCAGGAAAATTAGCGCGCCGCATGAGGTGTCGTTGATGCAGTGATTCCTGCCGAAGCAATTCCTGCTGTGTTCCAGTTGCACTGATACGTTTTTGATCGAAGTGCCACTAACGGGTGGAATTTTCCGAGTTGTTGGCCTCACCGCAGCGATTTTCACGGTGCAGGGTCACAGCGGGAGTAGAAGGAGAAATTTCCAACTCAATCTGGAACGAAACTACAATTTTCCATCAGTGAAATATTTAAAGCTGGGATGAGGTGAAAGTGTACATGGTGTGAGGGTGGAGTTTTCTCGCGAGTTTTCTCCTAATCcgatcaaatatttttatcaactGCACAACACTTCCGACTTTCTTGTTGTAAATTATCGTTACGGTGCACTCGAGACTGTGCGACACCTTTTTAATTCACTTAGCGACCCTTAGTGCGTAAAAAATGACACAGATGAATTTTTTACAAGTCGCAGGAGTTATGGCGACATCACAGTTAACGCCTTCATGAATTAATCAAACtaacactttttttatctCCGGATTGGTTCACACAAAACTCTTAGACGAGATTTCGAAGACATCATTTCATTGTGTTTAAAATTCCTTTGTGTACttttaatacaaataattTAGCTCAAAACTGTTTTAGTCTTGTGAAAATTGGCGTAATAGGTCGTAAAAACTCTTGAGAAGGGAAACTCGTAAATGCTCTGAATTAATATTGAATTACTTGTCCGAAATATAATTTGTCAgaagttatttattttcgcaatGTATTTCCCAACTTTGCGAGCATTTGAATCCTGACCCGGATCAATAGCAATGATGTCGACATTTATCCTGTGAGTTCCTTCCTGCAGGACGAGCTTGATTTGACCTAATTGACTTGTCTCGTATTGGCcttaattttataaagcacACTTTCGCAGCAGTTAATCGGATTTCCCTTCGTCGTGGAagacaaataaattttaatagtagACGGGATTAGCTTTCGCCGTCACCGCTGTCAGAAAGAAACCCTTCACTTAAATCCCTTTTGATTGATATCGTTATTTCATAATGATAAATCGTCAACTGCAAAAAGAACAAAAGCGCcacgaaaaacaaattcaataataaattatgaac contains the following coding sequences:
- the LOC138135844 gene encoding putative defense protein 3, with amino-acid sequence MEVSVQWVLLVVAGVVLNAGAFPDGAPVDACVKPRPNQPYHGQARPQPPGTNPYQVLQSDVHYGPGTQITVTIQGGEYFKGFFIQARDAASDGWLGEWVETPNTKIHPECSAITHADPKPKQQAVFVWKAPHNVQPGQVYFTGTVLKEYTTFWSNIVSQVAQ